The following are from one region of the Amedibacterium intestinale genome:
- a CDS encoding MBL fold metallo-hydrolase yields MKFALLASGSKGNCCIVKHNSSSLIIDCGTTKKYLKGCFEQLSYDPMKADALLITHTHTDHISQLKMFEELPTYAAQNIETSNLRNISAFDTFQIKDFHITVLPMSHDCENTVGYLIECGNEKLVYVTDTGYIKKEVKDYLKDADYYIFESNHDIEMLMQTKRPVYVKQRIINDYGHLCNEDSAHILSEVISEEKTKEIVLAHISQEGNTREMALSTLKQILDSKQVNYDGMRLYPADQFSIYIGGNKEM; encoded by the coding sequence ATGAAATTTGCTTTATTAGCGAGTGGCTCAAAAGGAAACTGCTGTATTGTCAAACATAACAGCAGTAGTCTGATTATTGATTGCGGGACAACAAAGAAGTATTTGAAAGGCTGCTTTGAACAATTGTCGTATGATCCTATGAAAGCAGATGCTTTGTTAATTACACATACGCATACGGATCATATTTCTCAATTGAAAATGTTTGAAGAACTGCCTACTTATGCAGCACAAAATATAGAAACATCAAATTTGCGAAACATTTCAGCATTTGATACTTTTCAAATCAAAGACTTTCATATTACCGTACTTCCCATGAGTCATGATTGTGAAAATACGGTTGGCTATCTTATTGAATGTGGAAATGAAAAACTTGTATATGTGACAGATACAGGATATATCAAAAAAGAAGTGAAAGACTACTTGAAAGATGCGGATTACTATATTTTTGAAAGCAATCATGATATTGAAATGCTTATGCAGACAAAACGTCCGGTTTATGTAAAACAAAGAATTATTAATGATTATGGTCATTTATGCAACGAAGACAGTGCTCATATTTTAAGTGAAGTGATCTCAGAAGAAAAAACAAAGGAAATCGTATTGGCACATATTTCACAAGAAGGAAATACAAGAGAAATGGCATTGTCTACTTTAAAACAGATTTTGGATAGCAAACAAGTTAATTATGATGGAATGCGTTTATATCCAGCTGATCAGTTTTCTATTTATATAGGTGGAAATAAAGAAATGTAA
- a CDS encoding GGDEF domain-containing protein, producing the protein MDRLENFKIQIALVIFAQIVALLALFIADFDGVRILPMIILVVFNISIVIWIVWRFQSDRKESDISISHILGHDAKDALSYGEIGIITYDEQYNATWINDFLEERHIDIVGKKLTSWISQISDLFRGEVDSIVAKDSDRFYEILRKEDGQVLFVKDITEVKTLKDRFEADGVVVGLLQLDNYMEIQQYEDEAKMAQINTSVRQPLVEWAGQYGMFIRRLRSDRFLVLLNERILSEVIKDRFSILNIVRKNAEEIDASITLSMSFARGTDDYQLLDTMVNDLLELAQSRGGDQAAVKKFGESVKYFGGNSEAREKRSKVRVRVMAQAVSEAIIESKRVFVVGHKEMDFDCMGAALCMSRMAAAYGKEVYVVSKSGGIESQLKEAFDSFYDDLNGRHRFLEDGEASRMIKDEDLLIVVDHNNPNQTGAPLTLDNANRIIVIDHHRRSEDFVGNPILVYVETSASSTCELAAEFLPYQTNTVQLSEIEATFMYLGILVDTNRFRQRTGSRTFEAAAYLKNHGVDPLKAENMLKEDYRSFAAKTNIMKYASMYKDNMIIAAVDERYQMSRTLMSQVADSLLEIKGIEASFVLAKTDAESVAASSRSKGVINVQRIMEMMHGGGHFGAAALQRKNTSVEAVKKELQETIDAYLEEIKEENTDESDSVK; encoded by the coding sequence GTGGATCGTCTGGAGAATTTTAAAATACAAATTGCACTTGTTATTTTTGCGCAAATCGTTGCGCTTTTGGCATTGTTTATAGCGGATTTTGATGGTGTAAGAATTTTGCCGATGATTATTTTGGTCGTATTTAACATTTCGATTGTTATATGGATCGTCTGGCGTTTTCAAAGTGATCGAAAAGAAAGTGATATTAGTATATCTCATATTTTAGGACATGATGCTAAGGATGCATTGTCTTATGGAGAAATTGGAATCATTACCTACGATGAACAGTATAATGCGACATGGATCAATGATTTTTTAGAAGAACGTCATATTGATATTGTAGGAAAAAAACTGACAAGCTGGATTTCACAAATTTCGGATTTATTTCGTGGTGAAGTGGATAGCATTGTTGCGAAAGATAGCGATCGTTTTTATGAAATTTTACGTAAAGAAGACGGACAGGTTTTATTTGTAAAAGATATTACAGAAGTAAAAACTTTAAAGGATCGTTTTGAAGCGGATGGCGTTGTTGTTGGTTTGCTGCAGCTGGATAACTATATGGAAATTCAGCAATATGAAGATGAAGCAAAGATGGCACAGATCAACACAAGTGTACGTCAGCCTTTGGTAGAATGGGCAGGACAGTATGGCATGTTTATTCGCCGTTTAAGAAGTGATCGATTTTTAGTTCTTTTAAATGAAAGGATTTTATCTGAAGTTATAAAAGATCGCTTTTCTATTTTGAACATCGTTCGAAAAAATGCAGAGGAAATTGATGCTTCTATTACACTGAGTATGTCTTTTGCACGTGGTACAGATGATTATCAGCTATTAGATACCATGGTAAATGATTTGCTGGAACTGGCACAAAGTCGTGGCGGGGATCAGGCGGCTGTGAAAAAGTTTGGAGAAAGTGTAAAATATTTTGGGGGAAACAGTGAAGCCAGAGAAAAACGAAGCAAGGTACGTGTACGTGTTATGGCACAGGCTGTTTCAGAAGCTATTATAGAATCGAAACGTGTGTTTGTTGTGGGACATAAAGAAATGGATTTTGACTGCATGGGAGCAGCTTTATGCATGTCTAGAATGGCTGCGGCTTATGGCAAGGAAGTATATGTTGTAAGTAAGAGTGGTGGTATTGAATCACAGCTGAAGGAAGCATTTGACAGCTTCTATGATGATTTGAATGGTAGACATCGCTTTCTTGAAGATGGAGAAGCTTCTCGCATGATAAAAGATGAAGATTTATTGATTGTTGTTGACCACAATAATCCAAATCAGACAGGAGCACCATTAACTTTGGACAATGCAAATCGAATTATTGTTATTGATCATCATCGAAGAAGTGAAGATTTTGTAGGAAATCCAATTCTTGTGTATGTGGAAACAAGTGCAAGCTCTACCTGTGAACTTGCGGCAGAGTTCTTGCCTTATCAGACAAATACCGTACAGTTAAGCGAGATAGAAGCTACGTTTATGTACTTAGGTATTTTGGTAGATACAAACCGTTTCCGTCAAAGAACAGGAAGTCGTACATTTGAAGCTGCGGCTTACTTAAAAAATCATGGTGTAGATCCATTAAAGGCGGAAAATATGTTGAAAGAAGATTATCGTTCTTTTGCGGCTAAAACAAATATTATGAAATATGCCAGCATGTATAAAGACAATATGATCATTGCGGCAGTTGATGAGCGCTATCAGATGAGTCGAACCTTAATGTCGCAAGTGGCAGATAGTCTTTTGGAGATCAAAGGAATTGAAGCTAGTTTTGTATTAGCGAAAACAGATGCTGAAAGTGTCGCGGCTTCCTCTCGAAGCAAAGGTGTTATCAATGTGCAAAGAATCATGGAGATGATGCATGGTGGAGGACATTTTGGTGCGGCCGCTTTACAGCGTAAAAATACGAGTGTAGAAGCAGTGAAAAAAGAACTGCAGGAAACAATTGATGCATATTTAGAAGAAATTAAGGAGGAAAATACAGATGAAAGTGATTCTGTTAAGTGA
- a CDS encoding glucose-1-phosphate adenylyltransferase has product MRQNNMLAMILAGGRGTRLYDLTKKIAKPAVYYGGKYRIIDFPLSNCANSNINVVGVLTQYESVLLNSYAAAGQRWGLDAKDSGVYVLPPREKDGAAFDVYRGTADAISQNIDFIDNQNPEYVLILSGDHIYKMDYSKMLAHHKACGADATIAVLPVPMKEASRFGIMNTDENGRIVEFEEKPEHPKSNLASMGIYIFNWKLLRKMLVADIDDPNSNHDFGKDIIPNLLNDGKRLFAWEFKGYWKDVGTVDSLWEANMDLLSSNNELDLNDSNWKIYTEDVAAVPQYIGVDAKINNAYINQGCVINGEINNSVLFTNVKVEKDAQINDSVLMPGVEIGEGAIIHRAILMEGVKVDAGCVVGDPDSEHIELVSKRVRGE; this is encoded by the coding sequence ATGAGACAAAACAACATGCTGGCAATGATTTTAGCTGGGGGAAGAGGTACAAGACTGTATGACCTAACTAAAAAAATTGCGAAACCTGCAGTATATTACGGTGGGAAATATCGTATTATTGATTTCCCATTAAGTAACTGCGCAAACTCTAACATTAATGTAGTTGGAGTACTAACTCAATATGAAAGTGTATTGTTGAATTCCTATGCGGCTGCTGGTCAGCGTTGGGGACTGGACGCTAAAGACAGTGGAGTTTATGTCCTTCCTCCACGTGAAAAAGACGGTGCAGCTTTTGACGTATATAGGGGTACTGCAGATGCGATTTCACAAAATATCGATTTTATCGATAACCAGAATCCTGAATATGTTTTGATTCTTTCAGGGGATCATATCTATAAGATGGATTATTCAAAAATGCTTGCTCATCACAAAGCTTGCGGTGCAGATGCGACGATTGCGGTTTTACCTGTACCAATGAAAGAAGCAAGTCGATTTGGAATTATGAATACAGATGAAAATGGACGTATCGTAGAGTTTGAAGAAAAACCAGAACATCCAAAAAGCAATCTGGCATCTATGGGGATTTATATCTTTAACTGGAAACTGTTACGCAAGATGCTGGTAGCAGATATAGATGATCCAAACAGCAATCACGATTTTGGAAAAGATATCATTCCAAATTTACTAAACGATGGAAAACGCTTATTTGCGTGGGAATTTAAAGGGTATTGGAAAGATGTTGGAACAGTAGATTCTTTATGGGAAGCAAATATGGATCTGTTAAGTTCCAACAATGAGCTGGATTTAAATGATTCAAACTGGAAAATTTATACAGAAGATGTTGCAGCAGTGCCACAATACATTGGAGTGGATGCCAAAATCAACAATGCCTATATCAATCAGGGATGTGTTATTAATGGGGAGATTAATAACTCTGTACTATTTACCAATGTAAAAGTAGAAAAAGATGCACAAATCAATGATTCTGTTTTAATGCCTGGTGTTGAAATTGGCGAAGGTGCAATCATACATCGTGCGATTCTTATGGAAGGTGTTAAAGTAGATGCTGGCTGTGTCGTTGGAGATCCTGACAGTGAACACATTGAGCTTGTCAGTAAAAGAGTAAGGGGTGAGTAA
- the dnaB gene encoding replicative DNA helicase, producing MSRELPHSNEAEQAILGGMMIYPNVTGVVFDQNLQEKDFYLDIHQRIFSAMMDICDSGKPVDVTTLIARLQDKEQLNLVGGADYIIKLSDTAISPANSMSYIEIIKSKAHVRRLIETAQEIVEEGFDGASSLDEIMDKAERDILNVTRDRKATEFRSSRQVVSTVMQELVKLRNSDTRITGIKTGYTDLDNMTNGFQRGDLIILAARPAMGKTAFALNLALNASFYNPGAIAIFSLEMPAEALMKRILSAKSAVESSKLRSGFISDEEFNKLNEAANELMATKLFVDDSSNVKISEVFSKCRKLKSEHGLDMVVVDYLQLISGSGRGSDNRQQEISEISRSLKSLAREMECPVIALSQLSRSVETRPDKHPMLSDLRESGAIEQDADIVMFLYRDEYYNKEHDGEENPTDKTDVDIAKHRNGATGRVELAFQKSISAFFNIAHNGY from the coding sequence ATGAGCAGAGAATTACCGCACAGTAACGAAGCAGAACAGGCGATTTTAGGCGGAATGATGATTTATCCAAATGTTACGGGTGTTGTATTTGATCAAAATCTACAGGAAAAAGATTTTTATCTGGATATTCATCAGCGTATTTTCTCTGCTATGATGGACATCTGTGACAGTGGAAAGCCAGTAGATGTAACAACCTTGATTGCACGTTTACAGGATAAAGAACAGTTGAATTTAGTTGGAGGAGCCGATTATATTATTAAATTAAGCGATACCGCGATTTCTCCAGCAAACAGTATGTCTTATATAGAAATTATTAAAAGTAAGGCACATGTAAGACGTTTGATTGAAACAGCACAGGAAATTGTAGAAGAAGGCTTTGATGGTGCATCTTCATTAGATGAGATCATGGATAAAGCAGAACGCGACATTTTAAATGTTACTCGTGATCGAAAAGCCACTGAGTTTCGCTCCAGCAGACAGGTTGTTTCCACTGTTATGCAGGAACTGGTGAAGTTAAGAAATTCGGATACGCGAATTACAGGTATAAAAACAGGATATACGGATTTGGATAATATGACCAATGGTTTTCAGCGAGGCGATTTGATTATTCTGGCCGCAAGACCTGCCATGGGGAAAACCGCATTTGCGTTGAATCTGGCATTGAATGCATCTTTCTATAATCCAGGTGCGATTGCGATTTTTTCATTGGAGATGCCTGCAGAAGCTTTGATGAAACGTATTTTAAGTGCGAAAAGCGCTGTAGAATCCAGCAAACTTAGAAGTGGATTTATCAGTGATGAAGAATTTAATAAATTAAATGAAGCCGCAAACGAATTAATGGCAACCAAACTGTTTGTGGATGACAGCTCCAATGTGAAAATCAGTGAAGTATTTTCAAAATGTCGAAAATTAAAAAGCGAACATGGACTAGATATGGTCGTTGTCGATTATCTTCAGCTGATTAGTGGAAGTGGTCGTGGTTCTGATAATCGTCAGCAGGAAATTTCCGAAATTTCGCGTTCTTTAAAATCTTTAGCAAGAGAAATGGAGTGTCCGGTTATCGCATTGTCACAGCTGTCACGTTCTGTTGAAACAAGACCAGATAAACATCCTATGTTGTCAGATTTGCGTGAATCTGGAGCGATTGAACAGGATGCGGATATCGTTATGTTTTTATATCGTGATGAATATTACAATAAAGAACATGATGGAGAAGAAAATCCGACAGATAAAACCGATGTGGATATTGCCAAACATCGTAATGGGGCAACAGGAAGGGTAGAACTTGCCTTTCAAAAGTCAATCTCTGCCTTTTTCAATATTGCCCATAATGGATATTAG
- a CDS encoding DUF2232 domain-containing protein: MVTQTRKLTEGAMMVALVGLMLFVNLQLGGMPEALMYWILTFPILIYTAKYGIRNGLIAAFSTTLLSFMISSPTTIFYLFSCNVCGLFYGEGIRKKWKNGVLYMGTAVFTFLSYLVTTFFLASLFGYDPKEDIEMISQLLSLFHIGQDLDLAKLTGMIILVSTILLSAMQALCIHLFAHVLLMRLHIETRKIKTIFEIHLPSYAGLLIFFIWVLYFMRNVIKLNQEVLGILVFLYGIAKVTAIFYGVISLCYALLLSKQKKFVFLVLLAAFVPYVQMAIGCIGILDMFIDLKDIYLQIWKRGVIRGSSGEF; this comes from the coding sequence ATGGTTACACAAACAAGAAAATTAACAGAAGGAGCTATGATGGTAGCTTTGGTTGGCTTGATGTTGTTTGTAAATCTACAGCTTGGAGGTATGCCGGAAGCTTTGATGTACTGGATCTTGACGTTTCCTATTTTGATCTATACTGCAAAATATGGAATCAGGAATGGACTTATTGCGGCATTTAGTACAACGCTCCTTTCTTTTATGATTTCTTCACCGACAACCATTTTCTATTTGTTTAGCTGCAATGTTTGTGGATTGTTTTATGGTGAAGGGATAAGAAAAAAATGGAAAAACGGAGTATTGTATATGGGAACTGCAGTTTTTACATTTCTTTCTTATTTGGTAACAACGTTTTTTCTAGCATCTTTATTTGGATATGATCCCAAGGAAGACATAGAAATGATAAGTCAATTATTATCTTTGTTTCATATAGGACAGGATTTAGACTTGGCAAAACTAACGGGAATGATCATTCTGGTATCAACGATTCTGTTAAGTGCGATGCAGGCGTTGTGCATTCATTTATTTGCACACGTTTTGCTTATGCGTTTGCATATAGAAACAAGAAAGATAAAAACAATCTTTGAAATACATCTTCCATCTTATGCAGGATTGCTTATCTTCTTCATTTGGGTGCTGTATTTTATGCGAAATGTGATAAAATTAAACCAAGAGGTTTTAGGAATCCTTGTGTTCTTATATGGGATAGCGAAAGTTACTGCCATTTTTTATGGGGTAATTTCTCTGTGCTATGCACTGCTTTTATCAAAACAGAAGAAATTTGTATTTCTTGTTTTGCTGGCAGCATTTGTACCGTATGTGCAGATGGCCATTGGCTGTATTGGTATTTTGGATATGTTTATCGATTTAAAAGATATTTATTTGCAAATATGGAAACGAGGTGTCATTCGTGGATCGTCTGGAGAATTTTAA
- the rlmH gene encoding 23S rRNA (pseudouridine(1915)-N(3))-methyltransferase RlmH, which produces MIKIVAVGKIKEKFSKAQIEEFEKRLRPFTRLEMIEVADEIAPQTNSDAQNEQVKEKEGERLLSKIKDNEYVILLDLWGEMISSEKFAEKLEKLQTYQSSNITFVIAGSLGPGKNIYQRANYRWKLSDLTFTHQMTRILVLEQIYRAFMILNHNPYHK; this is translated from the coding sequence ATGATAAAAATAGTTGCGGTAGGAAAAATAAAGGAAAAGTTTTCAAAAGCACAGATTGAAGAATTTGAAAAAAGACTTCGCCCTTTTACTCGTTTGGAAATGATAGAAGTAGCCGATGAAATAGCTCCACAAACAAACAGTGATGCACAAAATGAGCAAGTAAAAGAAAAAGAAGGAGAGCGCTTGTTGTCGAAAATAAAAGATAATGAGTATGTGATTTTGTTAGATCTTTGGGGAGAAATGATCAGCAGTGAAAAGTTTGCGGAAAAACTTGAAAAACTGCAAACCTATCAATCCAGCAATATTACTTTTGTGATAGCCGGCTCCCTTGGGCCAGGAAAAAACATATACCAAAGAGCAAACTATCGATGGAAGTTATCTGATTTAACATTTACGCATCAAATGACACGTATTTTAGTTTTGGAACAGATATATCGTGCATTTATGATCTTAAATCATAATCCATACCATAAATAA
- the rplI gene encoding 50S ribosomal protein L9: MKVILLSDVKKVGKKGDIVEVSDGYGRNFLLKQKLAVLATKKSKEILDEQNLQHDLEEKQRESDAVALKEKLSKITLQFHVKTGEGGRVFGSVSSKQIVEQLQRVHGIHIEKRKFIDKEAVSSLGYTDIKVDLYKNKVIGIIRVHVSEK; the protein is encoded by the coding sequence ATGAAAGTGATTCTGTTAAGTGATGTTAAAAAAGTAGGAAAAAAAGGAGATATCGTAGAAGTTAGTGATGGATATGGAAGAAATTTTCTGTTAAAACAAAAACTTGCGGTATTAGCTACGAAAAAAAGCAAAGAAATTCTTGATGAACAAAATCTGCAGCATGATTTAGAAGAAAAACAAAGAGAAAGTGATGCGGTTGCGTTAAAAGAAAAGCTTTCTAAAATTACATTGCAGTTTCATGTGAAAACCGGGGAAGGTGGACGTGTATTTGGAAGTGTTTCAAGTAAGCAGATCGTAGAACAACTGCAAAGAGTACATGGAATTCATATTGAAAAACGTAAGTTTATTGATAAAGAAGCGGTATCTTCTTTAGGTTATACAGATATTAAAGTTGATTTATATAAAAATAAAGTTATAGGTATAATTCGAGTACATGTAAGTGAAAAATAA